TGCTCTTTTTTTATATCCTCTTACAACCTATTTTTAAACATAACTTCTATTCAGGTGCACGCCCTTAACACATTGAAATCCACCCCCGGAATTTTATATTTATTTAATAAAAACAATTGCGGGGTTTGATGCATCCGGTTATATTATTCGATCTGCCTGTTAAAAATCCGGTTTTAATTTTTGTTATTATCCTTCTTACAATCCTTATTGTTCCTCTCGTCTCAAAACGCCTGGGAATTCCGGGAATTGTGGGAATGATAGTTTCGGGCGTTGTGCTGGGACCCAAAGGCGTGGGACTCCTGGGGCGCGATGCTAGCATTGAACTCTTCAGCACGGTGGGACTCCTTTACATCATGTTTATCGCGGGGCTTGAAATAGATATGGAGGAATTCCGCAAAAGCCGCAACAGAAGCGTAATCTATGGAGTAGCGGCTTTTATTATTCCAATTTCACTTGGCTATATTGCGGCAGCCTACCTCTTAAAGCTGGATATCCTTTCCTCAATACTTCTGGCTTCAATGTTTGCCTCCCATACGCTGCTTGCATACCCCACGGCAAGCAAGATGGGGCTCGCGCAGTCGAGGTCGGTTGTTGTTACTGTGGGAAGCACAATTGTTACCGATATACTTGCACTTCTTACGCTTGCGGTAATAATCGGTATTAAGCAGGGGGAGATGACGGGTGCCTTCTGGATCAGGATAATTGCGGGCTTTGCCGTTTTAATACTGCTTGTTTTTCTTGCCCTTCCGCGCCTTACGGTATGGTTCTTCCGCAGCCTTGAGACAGACGGGGAGCAGCAGTTCATATACGTCCTGGCTGCGCTGTTCCTTTCGGCATCACTTGCGCAGGCGGCAGGGCTTGAGCCTATAATTGGGGCATTCTTCGCTGGGCTTGCAATCAACAGCTATATCCCTTCCACATCTCCTCTTATGAACAGGATTGTGTTTGTGGGCAATTCCATCTTTATCCCGTTTTTTCTTATTTCTGTGGGAATGCTGGTTGACGTAAGAAGCCTTTACAGCAGCACCGGGACGTGGATTGTTGCAATACTTATGACCGTTATGTCTCTTTCATCAAAATTTATTGCGGCATTGATAATTCAGAATGTATATAAGTATACTTCTCTGGAAAGAAACGTTATGTTCGGGCTCTCCAGCGCGCAGGCGGCCGCAACACTGGCAATTGTGCTTATAGCACTCAGGGCCGGGATGTTTAATAACGACATACTCAACGGCACAATTTTTATGATACTTGTTACAAGCCTTACGAGCTCTTTTGTTGTTGAAAAGGAAGGCTGCCGCCTGGCCGTAGAGCAGGAGAAGGAGCCCTTGAGTCCCGGAGAAATTACAGAAAAGATACTAATCCCGATCTCCCGTGATGAGACAATTGAGCCTCTGGTGGATTTTGCCGCAATGATACAGGATCCTGCCTCCGACGAGCCTCTGACGGCCTTGAAAGTAGCAGAAGACTCGCGCGAGGCATCGGATGAAATTATGAGGAACAGGAAGGTGCTGGACCGTGCTATCCATCACGCCTCGGCTTCCGAAAAGGCTCTGCGCGTTATATCAAGAATCGATTCATCCATTGCAAACGGCATTATGAGGGCCGTAAGGGAGCTTCTGATTACAGACGTGGTGCTCGACTGGCGTGGAGAGTTCCGTTCGCGCAACCGTATATTCGGCAACATACTTGACCAGCTTTTGAGGGATTCCGGTACGGAGTTTTATGTATGCCGGATGGTTAACCCTGTAAATACAATAAATAAAATAACCGTTGTCATGCCTGAGCGTGCGGAGTATGAAAAGGGGTTCTTAAAGTGGCTCTTGAAGATCAGGATGCTTGCAAAGCAGACCGGGGCAACACTTTCCTTTTACGGGAATAACCACGGATTAAGTGTAATACGTAAAGAGATGGAGGAAGGCAAGCCTGCCGTGGAAGCCGAATACAGCACAATTACAAAGATTGCCTCGCTTAACTGGAATAACGGTCTGACGCAGGACGACCTGTTTGTGCTGGTTAGTGCCAGGCCGAGGAGCATCTCGTGGAACAGGAGTCTGGACCGTTTCCCCCGCCGTTTTGTAAAGGAATTCCCGGATGTAAATTTTGTGGCGCTCTATCCGGAGCAATATTAGCTATAGAAAGATTTGATTATGAGCCCGATATTAAACGGATCTTTTCTTTTATAATCTCCAGCATCTCGTCAATTGTATCAAGATGGGTTCTGAAGGACAGAACTGCAAGCCTCAATGTGAATTTCCCATCCAGCATTGTTGAAGAAAGGAATAGTCTTTCATCGTGCTGGATTTCATGCACGAGGCGGCGGTTAAATTCATTGGCGTCGCCTTTTTCCGGAATGTAGCGGAACGTATCAACTGAAAGCTGCGGGTAGGGCCCTCTTGCCATGCCTTTGATCTCTGCAAGCTTTTCATGGAAATACCTTGCAAGAAGTTTCAATTCCATTTAATGCTTTTTTGCCCGACTGGCAGAGGTTAAAGAATCCGCCGTAAGCCGCGTCTATGCTGTCTCCGGGAATGTAGCCCAAATGGCCGCGGGAAGCGGGATTAAGGCCCGGAGTATCCACATTCGTTTTCAGGATGTCAAGAACCTTGCTGAAATCGAGCGGAGCGTCCTGAATCGGAAAGTCATATATCCCTTCGCCTTTACCCGCGTTAAAATTATAGGCGGGCAGGCTGTAGACGTTTTTCAGGAACTCTTCGGAATAATCCGTTACTTTTTTAAGCAGTTTTTCGCGCTCCTCAAAGCCTGGTTCCAGGCGCAGTGCGGATTCTTCGAGCCTTTTAATCTCTTCCATTATAATTAAAGCTTTACGTACTTATCGCCCTTGGCGCCGCAGATGGGGCAGTTTTCGGGCATCTGGCCGATTTCAATGTGTCCGCATACGGGGCAGAGGTAAATCGGGCAGTCATCCAGGTCCTTGCCTAAAATAGCGCAGTCGAGTGCCATCTTATATAATTCGGCATGGACCTCTTCAGCCTTCAGTGCGTAGTTGAACATGCGTTTTGCCTTGTGTCCTTCCTTCTCGGCTTCTTCAGCCATGGGGGGATACATGACGGTATATTCATAAGTTTCGCCTGAAATTGCGGCTTTCAGGTTTTCAACCGTGGAGCCTACGCCGTCCATTGAGCGTAAATGTCCTTCGGCGTGGATTTTTTCTGCTTCGGCTGCTGTTCTGAAAAGGCGGGCTATGTTAGGAAGGCCGTCTTTTTCTGCTTTTTTTGCAAATGCCATATACTTCTGGTAAGCCTGGCTTTCGCCAGAAAAGGCTTCTTTCAGGTTTTCTTGTGTTTTTGACATAATTTGTGACCCCTGTATAAACTGTATAAAGTGTTATTATTAACTGGTTTCCGGAAATTACGCTCCCGGAAAAATCCTATAAAAATTCAGGTACAATGATCAAAAATTATTTGTTGAGATGCAATATTAATCGCGCCTGAAAGATGGAAGAAAAGCCGTTTGTGTAAAAATTGTGGTGTGTCTGGAAATATGCTTCTGTTTAATATTGAGTCTGGTCCGTGCGTATCTTTAACTGCGGCGCCAGGAATCATTGTCTGGCGCCATCCGTGCAATAAATAATGTTATTCTCCTTTTGAAACCGAGGCGCCGCCGCTGAGGTCGGTTGTACCCATGGTGGCGTTGCCGTAGTAAACTACTCTTGATCCGCCGCTCTGGTCCGCGTTAAGCCTTCCGTTCATATTAACTTCGGCTTCGCTTCCGCCCGAGAGTTCGGTGTTCACATTATTAACCTTAAAATCTTTCAGCTTGAATGAGCTTCCGCCGGAGCCGTCAACTTTCAGGTTATTGCCGTTTCCCTGAAGGCTTATCCAGCTTCCGCCTGAAAGTTCGAACGATGCATTAGCGCATTTAAGAGTCCCTTTCAGCTTTGCGCCTCCTGAGAGTTCGCCTTCAAAATTGTCCGAGGGATTACTCATTGTAATTATCCCCTTTGAGCCTCCGCTCAAGCTGATTCCGGTGAGTTTAGGCATTGTAATGGTAATTGTAATATCGTCCTGCCTGTGATTAAACCAGCCTTTCATTGTAAAGCTTAGTGTGCCGCCGTGTTTTTCAACTTTCAGGTGTTCAAAATCCCTTTTGCCGGCTTTTACTTCAATTGAATAACTATTGGCCTGAGTAATCTGAACGTGCATGCCGTAGCCGGCTTCAACCGTGTTAAAATCCTTATAGTCAAATTTTCTTGTCTCCTGTGCTGAGGCAAAGCTGAAAGCCAGGAACAGGACAGGTAAAGAAAGATAAAGGATTTTTACGAAATTCCTTCTCATTTTTCGCTCCCGAATTTATTTGTACTGTTATTTAGACTGATAAGCCCTGGAAAAGGTTGCACGAGGGGGAAACAAATTAAATGTGATTATTGAATAGCCACGGCCTTCAGGCCGTGGGATAGCGACAAAAAAATATGGGCTTTAGCCCCAGATTTTTTCCGGATGGTCGGGGGCTAAAGCCCAAATATTTTCGAATTATTAAACCACGGCCTAAAAGGCCGTGGCTATTCAATAATCATAAAAACATTTCCTCAGCGCGGGCGAATATCCATTAATGTTTCAGAGATTATCGTTATCTTTAGATGTTGTATTTTAACAACGTTAATTAAGAAATTATATAGGAATTTTACATGGTGAGAATATAGATGGACAGCCTTAACTCAAAACAACGTGCGTTTCTTCGCTCAGAGGCACATCACCTTAAACCGGTGGTCAATATTGGAAAAGAAGGTGTAACCCAAAGTGCCAGGCAGGCTGTTTTAGATGCGTTTAATACAAGAGAACTCCTTAAAGTAAAAGTGCTGGAATATGCTCCTTTATCAGCCAAGGAAGCCGGCAGTGAAGTTGCCGGTTTAATTGAAGGTGCTGAACTCGTACAGGTGATCGGAAGGAATTTTGTACTCTACCGTCCCTTCCCCGAAAATCCCAAAATCGTTCTGCCTTA
Above is a genomic segment from Ignavibacteria bacterium containing:
- a CDS encoding DUF2807 domain-containing protein — its product is MRRNFVKILYLSLPVLFLAFSFASAQETRKFDYKDFNTVEAGYGMHVQITQANSYSIEVKAGKRDFEHLKVEKHGGTLSFTMKGWFNHRQDDITITITMPKLTGISLSGGSKGIITMSNPSDNFEGELSGGAKLKGTLKCANASFELSGGSWISLQGNGNNLKVDGSGGSSFKLKDFKVNNVNTELSGGSEAEVNMNGRLNADQSGGSRVVYYGNATMGTTDLSGGASVSKGE
- a CDS encoding rubrerythrin family protein, with product MSKTQENLKEAFSGESQAYQKYMAFAKKAEKDGLPNIARLFRTAAEAEKIHAEGHLRSMDGVGSTVENLKAAISGETYEYTVMYPPMAEEAEKEGHKAKRMFNYALKAEEVHAELYKMALDCAILGKDLDDCPIYLCPVCGHIEIGQMPENCPICGAKGDKYVKL
- a CDS encoding YhbY family RNA-binding protein, whose amino-acid sequence is MDSLNSKQRAFLRSEAHHLKPVVNIGKEGVTQSARQAVLDAFNTRELLKVKVLEYAPLSAKEAGSEVAGLIEGAELVQVIGRNFVLYRPFPENPKIVLP
- a CDS encoding cation:proton antiporter, encoding MHPVILFDLPVKNPVLIFVIILLTILIVPLVSKRLGIPGIVGMIVSGVVLGPKGVGLLGRDASIELFSTVGLLYIMFIAGLEIDMEEFRKSRNRSVIYGVAAFIIPISLGYIAAAYLLKLDILSSILLASMFASHTLLAYPTASKMGLAQSRSVVVTVGSTIVTDILALLTLAVIIGIKQGEMTGAFWIRIIAGFAVLILLVFLALPRLTVWFFRSLETDGEQQFIYVLAALFLSASLAQAAGLEPIIGAFFAGLAINSYIPSTSPLMNRIVFVGNSIFIPFFLISVGMLVDVRSLYSSTGTWIVAILMTVMSLSSKFIAALIIQNVYKYTSLERNVMFGLSSAQAAATLAIVLIALRAGMFNNDILNGTIFMILVTSLTSSFVVEKEGCRLAVEQEKEPLSPGEITEKILIPISRDETIEPLVDFAAMIQDPASDEPLTALKVAEDSREASDEIMRNRKVLDRAIHHASASEKALRVISRIDSSIANGIMRAVRELLITDVVLDWRGEFRSRNRIFGNILDQLLRDSGTEFYVCRMVNPVNTINKITVVMPERAEYEKGFLKWLLKIRMLAKQTGATLSFYGNNHGLSVIRKEMEEGKPAVEAEYSTITKIASLNWNNGLTQDDLFVLVSARPRSISWNRSLDRFPRRFVKEFPDVNFVALYPEQY